In Vanrija pseudolonga chromosome 4, complete sequence, a single window of DNA contains:
- the priB_6 gene encoding Protein priB, with translation MDPHPQQCTLSHSSTIMAGGRARRSASGEASVPDEPESNKRACDFCHQMKIKCVGKDNPPCKRCRSLGEECTFDRRRAAVPTRTDKERLLALENQMGSFGAALQGLTALIAENTAQLKVMSAGQTPSIVSNPSTLAQWVQAVPPVAAAPSPEVTSAPSMFPPRGIPPVSFSIYANPQAQVSALRAVHGGSSETWSGRASNTGDEDDDGEEGEEYAEVDAQVHDITPSDDEDGEIGGRRPLATALGPFLQSEETARLRSDGVNVGGAAKRPHDGVDGGDRQSRRARVDSCTCTANHSIGAEPADDDPVTLGLVGEEEGRRLFDLFHAGASDYVPIFDPATDTFDEIRRRSPLCLTTIMMIGQMCADAEVGGKSELGVKLKRHAEKIAASTLFSPIASMSIVQGLILLATWGDTAWRPVNHANAVAVDMGLYRCLPNLIATGMGAGRTPDELEADRRCVMGARLWLVLTRFKLAMSMNHGRPVVNPDEDGTISTARRLLEHPLSIPTDSRCIALVELVLHRQMGLQMLLTPEYVSPPEVDEIVHKANEAFDGWGDFWADYYASRGTGADNFLVTELSVMKSHSILQFHYHVLRGVQTKLDVDCLPRRRRHWLVRSLHVADELVAHMVQPEALVRLRFADHYAFVGLAFAAKYLLRLARILPERVDLRGVVRNVTTLADQLNRFPGFSFHRQLRHVAARTRARHRLPESGLPSPHATTTELPVPAPLVLFPEAEALGTAADELAFAQFSENLEALNGNESEWLDLLVDGPFTPLLAQESPPQAVGVA, from the exons ATGGACCCCCACCCGCAGCAATGTACATTGTCCCATAGCAGCACCATCATGGCAGGAGGACGGGCCCGCCGCTCGGCCTCAGGCGAAGCCTCGGTGCCCGACGAGCCGGAGTCGAACAAGC GCGCGTGCGACTTTTGCCATCAGATGAAGATCAAGTGTGTGGGCAAGGACAACCCGCCATGTAAGCGCTGTCGCAGCCTCGGCGAAGAATGTACCTTTgatcgtcggcgcgcggccgtgccCACGCGCACAGACAAGGA acggctgctggcgctcgagAACCAGATGGGCTCGTTCGGCGCCGCACTGCAGGGCCTCACGGCGCTCATTGCAGAGAACACCGCCCAGCTCAAGGTCATGTCGGCGGGACAGACGCCAT CCATCGTCTCCAACCCGTCCACGCTGGCACAGTGGGTGCAGGCAGTTCCGCCAGTCGCTGCTGCACCGTCACCCGAGGTAACCTCCGCCCCATCAATGTTCCCTCCACGCGGTATCCCGCCAGTCAGCTTCTCGATATACGCCAACCCCCAAGCCCAGGTCTCGGCCCTACGCGCCGTGCACggcgggtcgagcgagacGTGGTCCGGACGGGCGAGCAACACtggggacgaggacgacgacggggaagAAGGGGAAGAgtacgccgaggtcgacgcgcaAGTGCACGACATCACGccctcggacgacgaggacggcgagattggcggccgccgcccgctggcGACTGCACTCGGCCCTTTCCTCCAGAGCGAGGAAACGGCCCGGCtgcgcagcgacggcgtgaatgtcggcggcgctgcgaAACGGCCTCATGATGGAGTCGATGGTGGCGACAGACAGTCCCGCCGAGCAAGGGTAGACTCGTGTACCTGCACTGCGAACCACAGCATTGGCGCCGAGCCTGCTGATGACGACCCCGTCACCCTCGGGCTGGTCGGCGAAGAGGAGGGGAGAAGGCTGTTTGACCT GTTCCACGCTGGCGCATCGGATTATGTGCCAATATTCGACCCGGCGACGGATACGTTTGACGA AATACGCCGCCGGAGCCCTCTTTGCCTCACCACCATCATGATGATCGGGCAGATGtgtgccgacgccgagg TTGGGGGCAAGAGCGAGCTCGGGGTGAAGCTCAAGCGCCATGCCGAGAAGATTGCCGCCTCGACACTTTTCTCGCCGATCGCGAGCATGAGCATCGTGCAGGGCTTGA TTCTATTAGCTACTTGGGGCGACACGGCGTGGAGACCTGTCA ACCATGCAAACGCCGTTGC CGTCGACATGGGCCTGTATCGCTGTCTCCCCAACCTCATAGCAACAGGCATGGGTGCCGGACGCACGCCggacgagctggaggccGACCGCCGCTGCGTCATGGGAGCACGACTGtggctggtg TTGACCCGGTTCAAGCTCGC GATGAGCATGAACCACGGACGGCCAGTCGTCAACCCCGACGAAGACGGGACGATCTCCAccgcgcgccggctgctcgagcaccCCCTCTCTATCCCAACAGACAGCCGGTGcatcgccctcgtcgagctcgtcctccatcGCC AGATGGGACTCCAGATGCTCCTGACGCCAGAGTAcgtctcgccgcccgaggtcgacgagatcGTGCACAAGGCCAACGAGGCGTTCGACGGCTGGGGCGACTTCTGGGCCGATTACTACG CCTCGCGCGGGACTGGCGCGGACAACTTCCTCGTGACCGAGC TCTCCGTGATGAAGTCGCACAGTATTCTGCAGTTTCACTACCACGTCCTCCGCGGCGTCCAGaccaagctcgacgtcgactgcCTCCCCCGCAGACGACGGCACTGGCTCGTGCGCAGCTtgcacgtcgccgacgagctcgtggcACACATGGTGCAGCCGGAGGCCCTCGTGCGGCTGCGCTTCGCAGATCACTATGCCT TCGTCGGTCTGGCATTTGCCGCAAAGTacctcctccgcctggcGCGGATCCTCCCCGAAAGGGTCGacctgcgcggcgtggtACGTAACGTCACCACGCTGGCAGACCAGTTGAACAGAT TCCCCGGCTTCAGTTTCCACCGGCAGCTGCGGCATGTTGCTGCGAGAACACGCGCACGCCACCGTCTCCCGGAGTCCGGCCTACCGAGCCCAcatgcgacgacgaccgagctGCCTGTACCTGCCCCGCTCGTGTTGTTCCCCGAGGCTGAAGCCCTGGGGACGGCAGCCGACGAGTTGGCCTTCGCGCAGTTTTccgag AATCTGGAGGCGCTGAATGGGAATGAGAGCGAGTGGCTAGATCTACTGGTGGACG GGCCATTCACGCCGTTGTTGGCTCAAGAGTCGCCACCGCAGGCAGTCGGGGTAGCGTAA
- the MAL11_1 gene encoding General alpha-glucoside permease gives MTDKLDHADNTRLAEEAAAKERQMGFREVLATYYPAALWSAFLSCGLIMEGYDIGIINAFFGQNEFINHFGHTNAQGKKYIPATWQSLMNNGAQIGQIIGLLINGYAQAKFGSKRTYAAGMILMVGAIFLPVFSKNLPMLFGGELLCGIPWGIFQTLTTAYAADICPVILRAYLASYVNMCWGIGLFLAAGIVRASLQIHGIWGWRMPYVLQWFWPVPLFIGVMFAPESPRWLVQNGRNEEARETIRRLARTGHYTEEALDAQVALLVHQNELEKEEASGRSYADCFKGTNRRRTEICCVVWAIQILCGQAIAGYATQFLRAAGMSQTGAFNINLISYSMFLVGGFVYWITTHHFGRRTIQLTGLGMLACSHAVLAAMGFVHAAHPENNNIARAIGGILVITNFSFTTTLGPGTYAIVAEMPSSRVRPPTVALARVCYVVSAIVIQQLLPRMLTPQGWGWGTRASCLFIGTCVASWIYCYFRLPETKGRTYGELDKLFSQKVPARQFASKSVNEFARVDHDAPSDAKDEEERIEDMKKH, from the exons ATGACGGACAAGCTTGACCACGCCGACAACACGCGcctggcggaggaggcggctgCGAAGGAGCGCCAGATGGGCTTTAGGGAGGTGCTCGCGACGTACTACCCTGCTGCTCTGTGGTCGGCGTTCCTGTCCTGCGGGCTCATCATGGAGGGGTACGACATTGGCATT ATCAACGCTTTCTTCGGGCAGAACGAGTTTATCAACCACTTTGGGCACACGAACGCCCAGGGGAAGAAGTACATCCCCGCGACTTGGCA GTCACTTATGAACAAC GGTGCCCAGATCGGCCAGATCATCGGCCTGCTC ATCAATGGCTACGCTCAAGCCAAGTTCGGCTCGAAACGTACCTACGCGGCAGGCATGATTCTCATGGTGGGGGCCATCTTCCTGCCCGTATTCTCCAAGAACCTGCCCATGCTGTTTGGTGGTGAACTGCTGTGCGGCATCCCGTGGGGCATCTTCCAGACCCTCACAACGGCGTACGCGGCCGACATCTGCCCCGTCATCCTGCGTGCCTACCTCGCCTCCTATGTCAACATGTGCTGGGGCATTG gcctcttcctcgccgccggcatcgtgcgcgcgtcgctccAGATCCATGGCATATGGGGCTGGCGCATGCCGTACGTCCTCCAGTGGTTCTGGCCCGTTCCGCTATTCATCGGTGTGATGTTCGCTCCTGAGA GTCCCCGCTGGCTCGTTCAGAATGGCCGGAACGAAGAGGCACGAGAGACGatccgccgcctcgcccgcacCGGACACTACACCGAGGAGGCTCTCGACGCCCAGGTCGCCCTCTTGGTCCACCAGAATGAGcttgagaaggaggaggcgtCAGGCCGCAGCTATGCCGACTGCTTCAAGGGGAcgaaccgccgccgcactgaGATTTGCTGTGTTGTCTGGGCGATTCAGATCCTGTGTGGCCAGGCAATCGCGGGATACGCCACCCAGTT CCTTCGTGCCGCTGGCATGAGCCAGACGGGAGCCTTCAACATCAACCTCATCAGTTACAGCATGTTTCTCGTGGGTGGATTTGTCTACTGGATCA cCACGCACCACTTTGGCCGCCGCACAATCCAGCTTACGGGCCTCGGTATGCTGGCGTGCTcgcacgccgtgctcgcaGCGATGGGATTCGTGCATGCCGCCCACCCGGAGAACAACAACATTGCGCGTGCGATTGGTGGTATCCTCGTGATCACAAACTTCTCCTTCACCACGACCCTCGGGCCGGGCACCTACGCGATCGTCGCCGAGATGCCGTCGAGCAGAGTGCGCCCCCCGACAGTTGCACTCGCGCGTGTGTGCTACGTTGTCTCTGCCATCGTCATACAGCAGCTCCTTCCCCGGATGCTCACGCCCCAGGGGTGGGGATGGGGTACCCGCGCCAGTTGCCTCTTCATCGGTACCTGCGTCGCCAGCTGGATCTACTGCTACTTCCGCCTGCCCGAGACCAAGGGCCGGACgtacggcgagctcgacaaaTTGTTCAGCCAGAAGGTCCCTGCCCGCCAATTTGCGAGCAAGAGCGTCAATGAGTTTGCCCGGGTCGATCATGACGCGCCATCCGACGCcaaagacgaggaggagcgtaTCGAGGACATGAAGAAGCACTAG
- the NMRAL1_3 gene encoding NmrA-like family domain-containing protein 1, whose amino-acid sequence MAPKKIVVFGITGVQGGSVACYLLEDGKDKFDVWGVSRSKTSAKAKELEKAGVTIVEADLDDPSTYEAALKGADNVWVNANFWLYYDGTNPDEAAAHEVQQNKDVIDAAIRQGVPHITFSAVRDFGDKFPVPHADSKVTIVKYLEKLGHDHALVYAPWFWTNVLLFPRRKEGDKWVVSWPVPDNARIPGFDPEQVGAYARLVFRDPEAWSGKKIFCASDIVSPVEQAAALSEVLGVDIVPHGLTREGFDSPEFQAQLPHELVLNYKAILSIENPKPEQARSLYPEAYYFKDWVANTPERAKAFTK is encoded by the exons ATGGCTCCCAAGAAGATTGTCGTGTTCGGCATCACCGGCGTGCagggcggcagcgtcgcgtgctacctcctcgaggacggcaaggacaagTTTGACGTGTGGGGCGTGTCGCGGAGCAAGACGagcgccaaggccaagg AGCTCGAGAAGGCTGGTGTGACGattgtcgaggccgacctcgatGACCCGAGCACGTACGAGGCGGCCCTCAAGGGCGCGGACAACGTGTGGGTCAACGCGAACT TCTGGCTCTACTACGACGGGACGaaccccgacgaggcggccgcgcacGAGGTGCAGCAGAACAAGGACGTGATTGACGCCGCGATCCGGCAGGGCGTGCCGCACATCACGTTCTCGGCCGTGCGTGACTTTGGCGACAAGTTCCCCGTGCCCCACGCCGACTCGAAGGTGACGA TCGTCAAGTACCTCGAGAAGCTGGGACACGACCACGCGCTAGTGTACGCGCCGTGGTTCTGGACCAACGTGCTCCTCTTCCCGCGTCGCAAAGAGGGCGACAAGTGGGTCGTGTCGTGGCCTGTGCCGGACAATGCCCGCATCCCAGGCTTCGACCCGGAGCAGGTGGGCGCGTACGCGCGCCTCGTGTTCCGCGACCCCGAGGCATGGAGCGGCAAGAAGATCTTCTGTGCGAGCGACATTGTCAGCCCCGTCGAGCAGGCTGCGGCCCTCagcgaggtcctcggcgtcgacatcgtGCCCCACGGCCTTACGCGTGAGGGGTTCGACTCGCCAGAGTTCCAGGCTCAGCTACCCCACGAGCTTGTGCTCAACTACAAGGCGATTCTGAG CATCGAGAACCCCAAGCCAGAGCAGGCGCGCAGTCTCTACCCCGAGGCGTACTACTTCAAGGACTGGGTCGCCAACACCCCCGAGCGCGCTAAGGCGTTTACTAAGTAG